Sequence from the Pseudophaeobacter arcticus DSM 23566 genome:
CTGACAAAATAGGGACCAAGCATCCAGCCATGGCCCGATGCATTATGTGTGTCGTCCTCGGCGTAATCAAATTGGAACACCCCTCCAACAAGCAGGTCAGGCGTGATGAACTCGTGGAAACCAAGACTACCAAGCGTGTAGGAACCGGTATCTGACCACATGCTGGTGAACTCTGCCCAGCTGCTGCCCTGTGACGTACAACTGCTGACCGAACCAGACTCCAATGTGAAAGTTCCGTAAAAGTGGCGACAATCGTTCCGCATCAAAAAGCGGGTCAGGCCAGGCTGGCTTGAGGCAAGATTGTTCGCACGGCCCAACATGAAGCCAGCAATCTGTTCCTGAGTTTCTTTGACAACATTGTCTACGGCCGTTTGTGCAAAAGTGACAGATATCCGCCCCACCTCTGTGCCGTTGACATCATTGGTGGTGACCCTGACCGTCGCGGACCCAACGGATTGTGCTGTCAGCACGGACGTATATGAGCCGTTCTTATTGTCCTGCATAACAACCGTTGAACTTGACGGGTTTTGACCCAGTTCTCCCAGATCAGTCGATGCCCAGAACGTGAGCCCTCCAGTTGGAACCTGCACGCCGTTATCAAAAACTCTCACGGTAATTTCTGCCGCGTCCTCACCATCTGCTGCCTTCACCTCCAAGGGATCCACATCTGATGACACAACAATTTTGTCAAAAACTGCGGTTGTGAAGGCCACCTCCACAGTGCTGAGCGCAGGTGCGCCACCGATGGTGAAGCTCAGCCCCGCCACTTCAATTGTCGTGCTGGAGGTCAGCGTTGCAGAATAGGTGCCGTCGCCATTATCCGTGACGGAACTTATCGTTCCGGCTGTTGTCTCGATCACAACCGTTTCACCGGAGGCCGCACCGCCGCTGTTATTCGTCAGGGTGACAGTCAACACCGCGCTGGACACACCATCCGCCAGAAGGCTGGAAAGGTCAGACACAATCGTTGCGCCATCCACAAGATCATCCGTTACGGTCACCAATACATCCGCAGGATCGGCGGACAGATAGGCGCTATCCACTGTCGCGGCATTCATGGTGAGGGCGATAGTTGCAGTCAGATCGGTATTGTTATCAACGTCGTCATTCACGCCCATCACGGTCACTGTCTGCGGATCGCTCCAATTGCCGGGCATGAAGCTCAGGATGGCGGGGGTGACGGTTGCAACTCCAGTCGCCAACGAAACAACGTCGATAATCACATCACCGGTCGGTTCGGAATTCAGACGAACGGTAAACCCACCCGTTCCGCCATCTTCCGCAACGCTTAGAGCCGCCACTGAAACCACCACCCCGGGGGTGTCGTCATCGGTCGTCGTCACAGGGGTCACATCCGCCGGATCGAAGCCGTCATAGGCCAAGTCCAATGAGACCGCCGCCGCCAGCACAATGCTGTAGCTTGGCGTACCATCGGCAAGGTTGTCGTCCACGCCGGTCACTGTCACGCTCTGCGGAGTGCTCCAATCGCCGGGGGTGAAGCTCAGGGTGGCTGGGCTGACACTGCCCTCGCTGCTGTCCGAGGAGCTGACCGCAATGGTGACATCGGCCGTCGGCTCTGAGTTCAGCACAACGGTAAAGCTCGCCGCATCCCCGGCCTCGCTCGGCTGCCCTGACAGCGCAGTGACCGTCACCCCGGGGGTGTCGTCATCGGTCGTCGTCACAGGGGTCACATCCGCCGGATCGAAGCCGTCATAGGCCAAGTCCAATGAGACCGCCGCCGCCAGCACAATGCTGTAGCTTGGCGTACCATCGGCAAGGTTGTCGTCCACGCCGGTCACTGTCACGCTCTGCGGAGTGCTCCAATCGCCGGGGGTGAAGCGCAGGGTGGCCGGGCTGACACTGCCCTCGCTGCTGTCCGAGGAGCTGACCGCAATGGTGACATCGGCCGTTGGCTCGGAGTTCAGCACAACCGTAAAGCTCGCCGCATCCCCCGCCTCACTCGGCTGTCCGGACAGCGCAGTGACCGTCACCCCGGGGGCACGCACTGTTATTGTGATTTGAGAGGTGGAGGTAAGGCCATGTTTATCTGTGACCGTCAGATTGAAAGTAAGAGTACCACCTGTAACAGGTGCCGTGAAATTCGCGGTGGCGCTGGTTGCAGAGCCGATTGCAACGGTCTCTCCCGAGACCTGCTCCCACAGGTACCCCGTGATGTTGTTCTCTGGATCGGTCGACCCTGTGCCATCCAATGTGACAGAGCTGAACGGGTTCACGGTTTGAGACGGGCCCGCATCGGCGCCGGGCGGCGAGTTGGCAAGGTATCTGATAATGACGACACCGGATCCACCGTTGCCTCCGGTGGAGCTATCATTGATCCCATTGACGTGGCCGCCACCTCCGCCGCCGCCATACCCATCCAGACCATTGTCGCTGGCGACACCATCATTGCGGGATGCGCCACCACCGCCTGCGCCGCCCAGATTGGTCGCAACCCTATTGCCCCGGACATCGCCGCCTCCGGCGCCACCCCCACCATAATACACCAACGATCCGGTTATGTCTGACTGAACTCCGTCGCCGCCGTGCCCGGCTATCGAATAGGTGCCACTGAAACCGCCTTGTCCAGCACCGCCGCCACCGCCACCGGAGGAATCTCCGGAATTGATTGTTCCGCCTGCACCGTTTGATCCCTGACCAAATGTTCCCGTTCCGCCGCTTCCTTGATGCGATGCCCCACCGCCAGAGCCTCCGTCCTGGCCGTTTCCGACGAGGGTTGAATTATTGTAGGTACCACCACCGCCGCCGCCAAGTGCGGTGATGCCAAATGCGCTGCTCGACTGGCCGTTTCCACCACCGGGAACAGGCAATGGGGGCCAGGTGCTACGCGCGTCACCGGTCCCGCCAGCTCCGACCACAACAACATAGGCATTGGCCGCAATGGACGTGTTCCCCATCACCAGGCCACCGGCACCGCCTCCACCGCCTGCATAGGCACCACCGCCGCCACCGCCGCCGACGATCAGATACTCTGCCGTGAGACCCTGCAGTGCCGTGAATGTTCCGCCGCCGGTAAACTGGTGAATACAATATTCATCACCGCTGTCAGTAAGGGACGTGATGGTGCCACCCGTCGCAAAACTGCTTGCGCAGGTTGCGGGGGCTGCATGTGCGGCATCCCGCGTAAACAGACCCAAAACTGCCCCCAACAACAGGGCAGCGCCGAGTTTCCGGCCTAAACCCAACACCGCTGTGCAAACCATGGTTCGCAACACTGGCAGACAATTGGGAAGATATAACTGGAGTGCGTTCTTAAAGTAGATACGTCTGGCAGTACTGGTGAACGGCGATAACAACTTATGTGCCACAAGTGAGGTTTCCGTCTTAAGATAGCTATTGTTGCGAATATCCCTAAGTTGACAATTTTCATGCATTTGGAATCGGATGTTATCCGACAACTTTACCTTGAAAGGCTTACTAATTATTTTAGAGTGTTTCTTTGGAAACTCAATTATTGCGGTGCCTCTCCGTCGAACCCGCCCTATCGCAGAATGCCGACGCTTGTTCCGCTGCTATGGCAGCGAAACATCAGGGGATCTGGCTGATGTAGTTGGATGTGGTCTTTTTACCCGCTTGAGTTGAGCCCTCCCGCTGGGGGAGAGGCCGTTGACGTTATGCCTGCGTATAGTCGGGCAGACACCGCTCGAACTGGACAACCACTGTTTGTTAGTTCTGCATTAATTTATGGATGTGACGCGCAAAGGCATAGGTAAGCGGCACGCCCAGCACTAAGCCAAGAACAATCGACTGCAAGGGAGACAGCACCGACCAGCCAATCCATGATGTGATCAAAGAGGCGAAGAACACATTGACCGCCGCTGCACCCGCTCCAAA
This genomic interval carries:
- a CDS encoding invasin domain 3-containing protein: MGLGRKLGAALLLGAVLGLFTRDAAHAAPATCASSFATGGTITSLTDSGDEYCIHQFTGGGTFTALQGLTAEYLIVGGGGGGGAYAGGGGGAGGLVMGNTSIAANAYVVVVGAGGTGDARSTWPPLPVPGGGNGQSSSAFGITALGGGGGGTYNNSTLVGNGQDGGSGGGASHQGSGGTGTFGQGSNGAGGTINSGDSSGGGGGGAGQGGFSGTYSIAGHGGDGVQSDITGSLVYYGGGGAGGGDVRGNRVATNLGGAGGGGASRNDGVASDNGLDGYGGGGGGGHVNGINDSSTGGNGGSGVVIIRYLANSPPGADAGPSQTVNPFSSVTLDGTGSTDPENNITGYLWEQVSGETVAIGSATSATANFTAPVTGGTLTFNLTVTDKHGLTSTSQITITVRAPGVTVTALSGQPSEAGDAASFTVVLNSEPTADVTIAVSSSDSSEGSVSPATLRFTPGDWSTPQSVTVTGVDDNLADGTPSYSIVLAAAVSLDLAYDGFDPADVTPVTTTDDDTPGVTVTALSGQPSEAGDAASFTVVLNSEPTADVTIAVSSSDSSEGSVSPATLSFTPGDWSTPQSVTVTGVDDNLADGTPSYSIVLAAAVSLDLAYDGFDPADVTPVTTTDDDTPGVVVSVAALSVAEDGGTGGFTVRLNSEPTGDVIIDVVSLATGVATVTPAILSFMPGNWSDPQTVTVMGVNDDVDNNTDLTATIALTMNAATVDSAYLSADPADVLVTVTDDLVDGATIVSDLSSLLADGVSSAVLTVTLTNNSGGAASGETVVIETTAGTISSVTDNGDGTYSATLTSSTTIEVAGLSFTIGGAPALSTVEVAFTTAVFDKIVVSSDVDPLEVKAADGEDAAEITVRVFDNGVQVPTGGLTFWASTDLGELGQNPSSSTVVMQDNKNGSYTSVLTAQSVGSATVRVTTNDVNGTEVGRISVTFAQTAVDNVVKETQEQIAGFMLGRANNLASSQPGLTRFLMRNDCRHFYGTFTLESGSVSSCTSQGSSWAEFTSMWSDTGSYTLGSLGFHEFITPDLLVGGVFQFDYAEDDTHNASGHGWMLGPYFVSKVPDQPLYFEGRLLFGRTKNEITPFGFYTDSFKTERWLAQLRATGQYQVRQTTLMPLLDFTYTGDRQVAYTDGLGNTIPAQTVDLMQLNLGLDFSRPIKTRVGALTLTGGISGIYSASDGAAVIPGLENWHGRTHLGLEYNLPPDSTLNLGIFYDDLGLGNEAFGATFNAAIRF